From the Carya illinoinensis cultivar Pawnee chromosome 4, C.illinoinensisPawnee_v1, whole genome shotgun sequence genome, one window contains:
- the LOC122306046 gene encoding MADS-box protein AGL42-like, translated as MLQLKRSSASMAKQIELLDASQRKLLGHGLSSCTSEELQETESQLVRSLSLIRGKKAQLWTDEIEHLKEKERLLLEENARLIEKLPAQEKGIVPYRSRSSQASDIDVETQLFIGLPEMRCS; from the exons ATGCTG CAATTGAAGCGTAGCAGTGCAAGCATGGCAAAGCAGATTGAGCTTCTTGATGCTTCTCAAAG GAAGCTTTTGGGACATGGTTTAAGTTCGTGTACTTCTGAGGAACTTCAAGAGACCGAGAGTCAGCTGGTGCGAAGCTTATCCCTTATCAGGGGGAAAAAG GCTCAGTTATGGACGGATGAAATAGAGCATCTAAAAGAGAAG GAGAGACTTCTGTTAGAGGAAAATGCAAGGTTAATCGAAAAG TTACCGGCTCAAGAGAAAGGTATTGTACCCTACAGAAGCCGAAGTAGCCAGGCTTCAGACATAGATGTGGAGACTCAATTGTTCATCGGACTGCCAGAAATGCGCTGCTCATGA
- the LOC122306191 gene encoding uncharacterized protein LOC122306191, with protein MVACGADGVLEGNGTYGVGVWKHIRRGWGVFVRHTKLVAGEGTHVKFWRDIWCGEEALKDAFPSVFLVACDQEASVADLMVLSGDQVQWDVTFSRATQDWEMNCFEAFFSRVYSARLQVSCADKLWWIPAGKGIFSVYSFYKSLTCRPDSQFPWRSLWRNKAPPKALFFTWAAALGKILTTDNLRKCRIIISYWCCMCKKEGESVDHLLLYCEIARALWSEVFSRLELNWVMLASVVELLASWAIPGGVPQSSVEDGPHMHHVVLMA; from the coding sequence ATGGTAGCTTGTGGGGCGGATGGTGTACTAGAGGGGAATGGTACATACGGCGTGGGGGTTTGGAAGCAcataagaagagggtggggggTATTTGTTCGACACACTAAACTGGTGGCGGGGGAGGGTACTCATGTAAAATTTTGGAGGGACATATGGTGTGGGGAGGAGGCCTTAAAAGATGCGTTTCCATCTGTCTTTCTAGTGGCCTGTGACCAAGAAGCTTCAGTGGCAGACCTTATGGTTCTTTCAGGGGACCAAGTCCAATGGGATGTCACTTTTAGTAGAGCTacccaagattgggaaatgaactgttttgaggcttttttcaGCCGTGTATATTCAGCGAGACTACAGGTTTCGTGTGCAGATAAGTTGTGGTGGATACCGGCAGGTAAAGGTATTTTCTCGGTCTACTCTTTTTATAAATCTCTTACATGTCGACCGGATTCCCAATTCCCTTGGAGAAGCCTGTGGAGAAATAAGGCACCCCCCAAAGCACTCTTCTTCACATGGGCAGCAGCTCTAGGGAAGATATTGACAACAGATAATCTGCGTAAGTGTCGAATAATTATCTCAtattggtgctgtatgtgcaaaAAAGAGGGTGAATCAGTGGATCATCTCTTGCTATATTGTGAGATAGCTAGAGCATTGTGGAGCGAAGTGTTCAGTCGCTTAGAGTTAAACTGGGTAATGCTGGCTTCAGTAGTTGAGCTTCTGGCCAGCTGGGCAATTCCGGGTGGGGTCCCTCAAAGtagtgtggaagatggtccccatatgcatcatgtggtgctTATGGCGTGA
- the LOC122307939 gene encoding MADS-box protein AGL42-like, whose product MVRGKIQMKRIENTTSRQVTFSKRRNGLLKKAFELSVLCEAEVAVIVFSQKGRLYEFSSSDIQEVIGRYFNQAKGGQGNNIAVEQYMLQLKRSSASMAKQIELLDASQRKLLGHGLSSCTSEELQETESQLVRSLSLIRGKKAQLWTDEIEHLKEKERLLLEENARLIEKLSAQEKGIVPYRSQSSQASHIDVETQLFIGLPEMRCS is encoded by the exons ATGGTGAGAGGGAAGATTCAGATGAAGCGAATCGAAAATACGACGAGTCGGCAAGTCACCTTCTCGAAGCGTCGAAACGGGCTGCTAAAGAAGGCCTTCGAGCTTTCCGTCCTTTGCGAGGCCGAAGTCGCCGTGATCGTATTTTCCCAGAAAGGCAGGCTCTACGAGTTTTCGAGCTCTGA CATTCAAGAGGTGATAGGACGATACTTTAACCAGGCAAAAGGTGGGCAAGGAAACAACATTGCAGTGGAACAATACATGCTG CAATTGAAGCGTAGCAGTGCAAGCATGGCAAAGCAGATTGAGCTTCTTGATGCTTCTCAAAG GAAGCTTTTGGGACATGGTTTAAGTTCGTGTACTTCTGAGGAACTTCAAGAGACCGAGAGTCAGCTGGTGCGAAGCTTATCCCTTATCAGGGGAAAAAAG GCTCAGTTATGGACGGATGAAATAGAGCATCTAAAAGAGAAG GAGAGACTTCTGTTAGAGGAAAATGCAAGGTTAATCGAAAAG TTATCCGCTCAAGAGAAAGGTATTGTACCCTACAGAAGCCAAAGTAGCCAGGCTTCACACATAGATGTGGAGACTCAATTGTTCATCGGACTGCCAGAAATGCGCTGCTCATGA